Proteins encoded within one genomic window of Numenius arquata chromosome 12, bNumArq3.hap1.1, whole genome shotgun sequence:
- the SYS1 gene encoding protein SYS1 homolog, whose amino-acid sequence MAAQFRSYVWDPALIVSQMVLLQAGYYSSLGLWLALLGTLGSTGPSLHQVFSDEILGFSTPPGRLSMMAFVLNALTCALGLLYFIRRGKQCLDFTVTVHFFHLLGCWIYNSHFPSTLTWWLVHIVCTALMAAIGEYLCMRIELREIPLNSAPKSNV is encoded by the exons ATGGCGGCGCAGTTCCGCAGCTACGTGTGGGACCCGGCGCTGATAGTGTCGCAGATGGTGCTGCTGCAGGCCGGCTACTACAGCTCGCTGGGGCTCTGGCTCGCCCTCCTCGGCACCCTGGGCAGCACCGGGCCTTCCCTCCACCAGGTCTTCAGTGACGAG ATTTTAGGCTTCTCAACCCCACCGGGGAGGCTCTCCATGATGGCTTTCGTCCTCAATGCGCTCACCTG TGCTCTGGGCTTGCTGTACTTCATCCGCCGAGGAAAGCAGTGCCTGGATTTCACAGTCACAGTTCACTTCTTCCACCTTCTGGGCTGCTGGATTTATAACTCGCACTTTCCCTCGACCCTGACGTGGTGGCTGGTGCACATTGTGTGCACTGCGCTGATGGCTGCTATCGGGGAGTACCTCTGCATGAGGATAGAACTCAGAGAAATCCCCCTCAATTCTGCCCCCAAATCCAACGTATAG
- the LOC141470651 gene encoding neuritin-like, whose protein sequence is MGRHRGTAVLLLTLGHLAGLLASGTACANVYQGFSDCVLKLGENMATYKETDGVELHGLHRLCGYWDEFQTCALAALWECQKEAVAVWEMLRRESRKIKFQGSLFDLCSPGTAHSFAWTHVPNVSILSIPVIVTWLNL, encoded by the exons GACACCTGGCTGGGCTGCTGGCATCAGGCACCGCCTGTGCCAACGTTTACCAAGGCTTCTCAGACTGCGTCCTCAAGCTGGGGGAAAACATGGCCACATACAAGGAGACGGATGGCGTGGAGCTGCACGGGTTGCACCGACTCTGTGG GTACTGGGATGAATTTCAGACGTGTGCCCTGGCGGCGCTCTGGGAGTGCCAGAAGGAAGCAGTGGCTGTCTGGGAGATGCTGAGAAGGGAGTCTCGAAAAATCAAATTTCAAGGTAGCTTGTTCGACCTCTGCAGCCCCGGCACGGCTCATAGCTTCGCCTGGACCCACGTTCCCAACGTTTCCATCCTCAGCATCCCCGTCATCGTCACTTGGCTGAACTTGTAA